Proteins from a genomic interval of Nitrospina gracilis Nb-211:
- a CDS encoding TMEM165/GDT1 family protein, with protein sequence MKGLWIVFTTVFLAELGDKTQLATLLFATDDKLDRVGVFIAASLALVLACLIGVIVGSQLPKLIDPGKLKVIAGIGFILVGVWTMYDGAVNGG encoded by the coding sequence ATGAAAGGATTGTGGATCGTGTTCACCACCGTGTTTCTGGCCGAATTGGGAGACAAGACCCAGCTCGCCACCCTGTTGTTTGCCACTGACGACAAGCTGGACCGCGTCGGCGTGTTCATCGCCGCGTCGCTGGCTCTCGTGCTGGCATGCCTGATCGGCGTGATCGTCGGCTCGCAACTGCCGAAGCTGATCGACCCGGGGAAGCTGAAAGTCATCGCCGGCATCGGCTTCATCCTGGTCGGCGTCTGGACCATGTACGATGGCGCGGTGAACGGTGGTTGA
- a CDS encoding MBL fold metallo-hydrolase: MYKITESFDKEHPLPLTTDGELRIVFVGVGSAFAKRNRQSNILIIQGDHHLLMDCGTQGPLALNDVGLNVKTVRCYLPTHSHADHIGGFEEIMLTNRYFGKPTPPELIILRDYQEILWSKSLSGGAEYCEANQGRPLQLNDFFEILRPKATQVLGRKCWVYQHGPIEVVLVRTRHFPDSADSVDESQWCCGLYINRRVWISGDTMFDKEYPERFAQEAEIMFHDCQLFTGGVHASYEELMTLSPDIRAKCYLYHFGDNWDQPETWVRESDKFTGIPEEDGFLGWAQPRIAYDFF; the protein is encoded by the coding sequence ATGTATAAAATTACAGAAAGTTTCGACAAAGAACATCCCCTGCCTCTCACCACGGATGGAGAACTGCGCATCGTGTTTGTGGGGGTGGGTTCGGCATTCGCAAAAAGAAATCGACAATCCAATATTCTTATCATTCAAGGCGACCACCACCTGCTGATGGACTGCGGCACCCAGGGCCCGCTGGCGCTCAACGATGTGGGGTTGAACGTCAAAACGGTGCGCTGTTACCTGCCAACGCACAGCCACGCCGACCATATCGGCGGATTTGAAGAAATCATGTTGACCAACCGTTATTTTGGCAAGCCGACACCGCCGGAGCTGATCATCCTGCGTGACTACCAGGAGATATTGTGGTCCAAAAGCCTGTCCGGCGGCGCGGAGTACTGCGAGGCCAACCAGGGACGTCCCCTGCAGTTGAACGATTTTTTTGAAATCCTGCGCCCAAAGGCGACGCAGGTGCTGGGACGCAAATGCTGGGTGTATCAGCACGGTCCCATCGAAGTGGTGCTGGTGCGCACGCGCCATTTCCCGGACTCCGCCGACAGCGTGGACGAGTCTCAGTGGTGTTGCGGCCTGTATATCAACCGCCGTGTCTGGATTTCCGGCGACACCATGTTCGACAAGGAATACCCGGAACGCTTCGCGCAGGAAGCGGAGATCATGTTTCACGACTGCCAGTTGTTCACCGGTGGCGTGCACGCCTCCTATGAAGAGCTGATGACGCTGAGCCCGGACATCCGCGCCAAGTGTTACCTCTACCATTTCGGTGACAACTGGGATCAGCCGGAGACTTGGGTGCGCGAGTCGGACAAATTCACCGGCATTCCAGAGGAAGACGGCTTTCTCGGCTGGGCCCAGCCCCGGATCGCCTATGATTTCTTCTGA
- a CDS encoding glycoside hydrolase family 57 protein translates to MAKGYLALVLHAHLPFVRHPEYDEFLEEDWLYQAITETYIPLIRMFRGLVHDKVPFHLTMSLTPTLISMLSDPLLQTRYVRYLDRTLELANKEVDRTRHEPDFYTVALMYKERLEETRDLFCNQYLENLVNAFVEFQDRGHLELITCGATHGYFPLMNGNMNAIRAQIRTAVRTHEVYLGRKPPGIWLPECAYVPGVEDILKAEGIGYFFVDTHGILYADPKPKYGVYAPVFCPNGVAAFARDVESSKQVWSSKEGYPGDFDYRDFYRDVGFDLDYDYIRPYIASTGDRKMTGIKYYRITGKTDRKEPYHPFRAMDKAAEHAGNFMFNRERQVEHLNGLMGKPPIVVAPYDAELFGHWWFEGPDFLNYLIRKIGFDTEVLELTTPGLHLGRFPKNQVVQPCMSSWGYKGYHEHWMSGENDWIYRHLHKAAERMVELAEKHPNAHGTMERALNQAARELLLAQASDWAFIMFAGTMVEYAVKRTKDHLVRFNKLYEDINRHHIDEVWLKDLELRDNAFPFVDYRAYL, encoded by the coding sequence ATGGCCAAAGGATACCTTGCGCTCGTTTTGCACGCCCACCTGCCGTTCGTCCGCCATCCGGAATACGACGAGTTTCTGGAGGAGGACTGGCTGTACCAGGCCATCACGGAAACCTATATCCCGCTCATCCGCATGTTCCGCGGGCTGGTGCACGACAAGGTGCCGTTCCACCTCACCATGTCGCTCACGCCGACGTTGATCTCCATGCTGAGCGATCCGCTCCTGCAAACCCGTTACGTGCGCTACCTCGACCGCACGCTCGAACTTGCCAACAAGGAAGTGGACCGCACCCGTCACGAACCGGATTTCTACACCGTCGCGCTCATGTACAAGGAACGGCTGGAGGAGACGCGCGACCTGTTCTGCAACCAGTACCTGGAAAACCTGGTCAACGCGTTCGTCGAGTTTCAGGACCGGGGCCATCTGGAGCTGATCACCTGCGGCGCGACGCACGGATACTTTCCGCTGATGAACGGCAACATGAATGCCATCCGCGCGCAGATCCGCACCGCCGTGCGCACGCACGAGGTGTACCTGGGACGCAAACCGCCGGGCATCTGGTTGCCGGAATGCGCCTACGTGCCGGGCGTCGAGGACATTCTGAAAGCCGAGGGCATCGGTTATTTCTTCGTGGACACGCACGGCATCCTGTACGCCGATCCCAAACCGAAGTACGGCGTCTATGCGCCGGTGTTCTGCCCGAACGGCGTCGCCGCCTTCGCGCGCGATGTGGAGTCGTCGAAACAGGTGTGGAGTTCGAAGGAGGGGTACCCCGGCGATTTCGATTACCGCGACTTCTACCGCGACGTGGGGTTCGATCTCGATTACGACTACATCCGCCCGTACATCGCCTCCACCGGCGACCGCAAGATGACGGGCATCAAGTATTACCGCATCACCGGCAAGACCGACCGCAAGGAGCCGTACCATCCGTTCCGCGCCATGGATAAGGCGGCGGAGCACGCGGGCAACTTCATGTTCAACCGCGAGCGGCAGGTCGAACACCTGAACGGACTCATGGGCAAACCGCCGATCGTCGTCGCGCCTTACGACGCGGAGTTGTTCGGCCACTGGTGGTTCGAAGGCCCGGACTTTTTGAATTACCTCATCCGCAAAATCGGATTCGACACCGAGGTGCTGGAACTCACCACGCCAGGGTTGCACCTCGGCCGGTTCCCGAAGAACCAGGTGGTGCAACCGTGCATGTCGAGCTGGGGATACAAGGGGTACCACGAACACTGGATGAGCGGCGAGAACGACTGGATCTACCGCCACCTGCACAAGGCCGCCGAACGCATGGTGGAACTGGCGGAGAAACACCCGAACGCCCACGGCACCATGGAACGCGCGCTCAACCAGGCGGCGCGGGAGCTGTTACTGGCGCAGGCCAGCGACTGGGCGTTCATCATGTTTGCTGGAACGATGGTCGAGTACGCCGTCAAGCGCACCAAGGATCACCTCGTCCGCTTCAACAAGCTGTACGAAGACATCAACCGCCATCACATCGACGAAGTGTGGTTGAAAGATCTGGAACTCCGCGACAACGCCTTCCCCTTCGTCGACTACCGCGCGTATCTCTAG
- a CDS encoding DUF4912 domain-containing protein — translation MKPSDLSKMTRQQLQDLARRKKIAVPSNLLKADLASKVGRELRKQEKRKAAGAKGKAKKNTSSRKKTVGEKAATPKAATKKAGGSRSTRATPGKKKAATAKASSKTKKTAVAGRTKAKTGTRSTVKAGATQSKKTAARSTSRKAVSATKKKTPSTRKTTGKATAKPKAASKTARAVAKKQAPRKPRAATAARKRPTPASGLHPPREVDEELAAKFILGPAAMQDESEREARMDLPAGYGDHRLVMMVRDPYWVYCYWELQPQYIEEALSRLGRPAHEVRWVLRMHPEGGRKGSGHFDTEIDTRARSWYMHLAPPGATFTAEIGILDGTGRYAAVARSNSVTLPMDRPSSNMDEQWMLSDEELHHHYAGMEFPHAEGMKPTGKGSLFDEGQSGRPVQTGGASEYRPPSFSKK, via the coding sequence ATGAAGCCTTCCGATCTTTCAAAAATGACGCGTCAGCAATTGCAGGATCTCGCCCGGCGTAAAAAAATTGCGGTTCCTTCCAACCTGTTGAAAGCAGATCTGGCGTCCAAAGTCGGGCGCGAACTGCGCAAGCAGGAAAAGCGGAAAGCGGCGGGCGCAAAAGGGAAAGCCAAAAAAAATACCTCCTCCAGGAAAAAGACGGTTGGCGAAAAGGCCGCGACCCCAAAAGCGGCAACGAAGAAAGCCGGCGGCTCGCGTTCCACTCGCGCCACTCCGGGCAAAAAGAAAGCCGCCACGGCCAAAGCTTCCAGCAAAACGAAAAAAACAGCGGTCGCCGGCAGGACGAAAGCCAAAACCGGGACCCGATCGACCGTCAAGGCGGGAGCAACGCAAAGCAAAAAGACCGCGGCCAGAAGCACGTCGCGCAAAGCTGTCTCCGCGACGAAAAAGAAAACCCCCTCCACACGCAAAACCACCGGTAAGGCCACGGCAAAACCGAAAGCGGCTTCCAAGACCGCGCGTGCCGTTGCCAAGAAGCAGGCGCCGCGCAAACCCCGCGCCGCCACAGCAGCCAGGAAACGCCCCACTCCGGCAAGCGGCCTCCACCCGCCACGCGAGGTGGACGAGGAGTTGGCGGCGAAATTCATCCTCGGTCCCGCCGCCATGCAGGATGAATCGGAAAGAGAGGCGCGCATGGACCTGCCCGCAGGCTACGGCGACCATCGGCTGGTGATGATGGTGCGCGATCCGTACTGGGTTTATTGTTACTGGGAACTGCAACCGCAGTACATCGAAGAAGCGCTCTCCCGTCTGGGCCGCCCGGCGCACGAGGTGCGCTGGGTCCTGCGCATGCACCCGGAAGGGGGCCGCAAAGGGTCCGGACATTTCGATACGGAAATCGACACCCGCGCGCGTAGCTGGTACATGCACCTCGCTCCGCCGGGCGCGACGTTCACCGCGGAAATCGGCATCCTCGACGGGACCGGGCGCTATGCCGCCGTGGCGCGTTCCAATAGCGTGACCCTGCCCATGGATCGTCCATCGAGCAACATGGACGAGCAGTGGATGCTGAGCGATGAGGAACTGCACCACCATTACGCGGGCATGGAGTTTCCTCACGCGGAAGGCATGAAGCCCACGGGCAAAGGCTCCCTGTTTGATGAGGGGCAGTCGGGCCGTCCTGTCCAGACGGGGGGAGCCAGCGAGTACCGGCCACCGTCTTTTTCCAAAAAATAA
- a CDS encoding aspartate kinase, which yields MSRPLIVQKYGGTSVGSLDRIRGVARRVKAAWEAGQNILVVVSAMAGETDKLLGMANELSDRPERREIDLLLSSGERISSALLSIALHSIGCPAVALTGRQMGLLTDSSHTRARIKQISADRAQEVLARNHVVVCAGFQGINELGDVTTLGRGGSDTSAVALAVAVKADRCEIYTDVRGVYTADPRVVPNARKLHVVSFDEMLEMASLGAKVLQLRCVEFAKNFNIPLVVRSTFDEEDEGTYICKESPDMEEPVVSGVMYDKDQSKITVKGVPDQPGVAAKLFSALAAESLSVDMIIQNVSAEGHTDISFTLPTAHLKEAEPIVQQVAEAIHASSVESDSQISKISVVGAGMRSHFGVAARIFQALSDEGINVIMISTSEIRVSCVIEKKYTELAVRALHDAFDLEHEPERVTEPEPASSADPGKST from the coding sequence GTGAGCCGTCCCTTGATCGTACAGAAATACGGCGGCACCTCGGTGGGGTCGCTGGACCGGATACGCGGTGTGGCGCGCCGGGTGAAAGCCGCGTGGGAAGCGGGACAGAACATCCTCGTCGTGGTTTCGGCCATGGCCGGGGAAACGGACAAACTGCTTGGCATGGCCAACGAGTTGTCGGACCGCCCGGAGCGGCGGGAGATCGATCTCCTGCTGTCGTCCGGCGAGCGGATATCGAGCGCATTGCTGTCGATCGCGCTTCACAGCATCGGCTGTCCGGCGGTGGCGCTGACGGGGCGGCAGATGGGCCTGTTGACCGACAGTTCGCACACCCGTGCGCGGATCAAGCAGATTTCGGCGGACCGTGCGCAGGAGGTCCTGGCACGCAACCACGTGGTGGTGTGCGCCGGGTTCCAGGGCATCAACGAACTGGGCGACGTCACCACTCTCGGCAGGGGCGGATCGGATACCTCCGCCGTGGCGCTGGCGGTGGCGGTGAAGGCCGACCGGTGCGAAATCTACACCGACGTCCGAGGCGTGTACACGGCGGACCCGCGGGTGGTGCCGAACGCGCGCAAACTGCATGTGGTATCCTTTGATGAAATGCTGGAGATGGCCAGCCTCGGCGCGAAAGTTCTACAACTGCGCTGTGTCGAGTTCGCCAAGAATTTCAACATTCCTCTTGTCGTGAGGTCCACTTTCGACGAGGAGGATGAAGGCACGTATATCTGCAAGGAGAGTCCGGATATGGAAGAACCCGTCGTCTCGGGTGTCATGTACGACAAGGATCAATCGAAAATCACGGTCAAGGGTGTGCCGGACCAGCCGGGCGTGGCGGCGAAGCTGTTCAGCGCGCTGGCGGCGGAGTCGCTTTCCGTGGACATGATCATTCAGAACGTCAGCGCCGAAGGGCATACGGACATCTCGTTCACTCTACCCACCGCGCATTTGAAGGAAGCCGAGCCCATTGTTCAGCAGGTGGCCGAGGCCATTCACGCCAGCAGTGTGGAGTCGGACTCGCAGATTTCGAAAATCTCCGTTGTCGGCGCGGGCATGCGCAGTCATTTCGGCGTCGCCGCGCGTATTTTCCAGGCGTTGTCGGACGAAGGCATCAACGTCATCATGATCAGCACGTCGGAGATCCGCGTCTCCTGCGTCATCGAAAAAAAATATACAGAACTGGCGGTGCGTGCCCTGCACGACGCCTTTGATCTGGAACACGAACCCGAACGCGTCACCGAGCCGGAACCGGCATCGTCCGCCGATCCCGGCAAGTCCACATAA
- the cimA gene encoding citramalate synthase, translating to MSVIKLYDTTLRDGSQAEDITFTVEDKIRIAHKLDENGFHYIEGGWPGSNPKDVDFFEKIKHAKFERAKIVAFGSTRSPRKKAEQDPNLNQLLKAGTEVVTIFGKSWDMHVRQALETDLDENLRMVAESIAFLKKNVGEVMFDAEHFFDGYKKNPEYAIKVLKEAENAGADWIVLCDTNGGSMPWEVHSIFETVVGQVRAPLGIHTHNDSELGVANALAAVKAGARQVQGTINGIGERCGNCNLVSVVPNLKLKMGFDCLDDKQMKKLKDLSAFVDELANRSHWNHQPYVGKSAFAHKGGVHVSAIRKNRETYEHIDPELVGNQTRILVSDLSGKSNIVYKAQEFGLDIDSADPKVQELLEELKRAERLGFQYEGAEGSFELIMREALGQREEHFEFVGFRVIVEKRKEDEAPIAEATVKVKVNGVQEVTAAEGDGPVNALDKALRKALTRFYPELEEMSLYDYKVRILDESKGTSAKIRVLLESGDSHAKWGTVGVSEDIIEASWQALIDAIVYKLGVASRHQQNTPAV from the coding sequence ATGTCTGTCATCAAACTTTACGACACCACCTTGCGCGACGGCTCCCAGGCCGAGGACATCACCTTCACCGTCGAAGACAAGATCCGCATCGCCCACAAGCTGGACGAAAACGGGTTTCATTACATCGAGGGCGGCTGGCCGGGGTCCAACCCGAAGGACGTGGATTTCTTCGAGAAGATAAAGCACGCGAAGTTCGAGCGGGCCAAGATCGTTGCTTTCGGCAGTACGCGGTCGCCGCGCAAAAAAGCGGAGCAGGACCCAAACCTCAACCAGTTGCTGAAGGCGGGGACGGAGGTGGTCACCATCTTCGGCAAAAGCTGGGACATGCACGTTCGGCAGGCGCTGGAGACGGACCTCGATGAAAACCTGCGCATGGTGGCGGAGAGCATTGCGTTTCTCAAAAAGAACGTCGGCGAGGTGATGTTCGACGCAGAGCATTTTTTCGACGGATACAAGAAGAACCCGGAATACGCGATCAAGGTTTTGAAGGAAGCGGAGAACGCCGGCGCGGACTGGATCGTGCTGTGCGACACCAACGGCGGCTCCATGCCGTGGGAGGTGCATTCGATTTTTGAAACCGTGGTGGGGCAAGTCCGGGCTCCGCTCGGCATCCACACGCACAACGATTCCGAGTTGGGCGTCGCCAACGCGTTGGCGGCGGTGAAGGCGGGCGCCCGGCAGGTGCAGGGCACCATCAACGGCATCGGCGAGCGGTGCGGCAACTGCAACCTGGTCTCCGTCGTTCCCAACCTGAAACTGAAGATGGGCTTTGATTGCCTCGATGACAAACAGATGAAGAAGTTGAAGGACCTGTCTGCATTTGTCGACGAGCTGGCCAACCGTTCACACTGGAACCATCAACCCTACGTCGGCAAAAGCGCCTTCGCGCACAAGGGCGGCGTGCACGTTTCTGCCATCCGCAAAAACCGCGAGACGTACGAGCACATCGACCCGGAATTGGTCGGCAACCAGACACGCATCCTGGTTTCCGACCTCTCCGGCAAGAGCAACATCGTTTACAAGGCTCAGGAGTTCGGGCTGGATATCGACTCCGCCGACCCGAAGGTGCAGGAACTGCTGGAAGAGCTTAAGCGTGCCGAGCGGTTGGGCTTTCAGTACGAAGGCGCGGAAGGATCGTTCGAGCTCATCATGCGTGAGGCGCTGGGCCAGCGTGAGGAGCATTTCGAGTTCGTTGGTTTCCGCGTGATCGTCGAAAAACGCAAGGAAGACGAAGCGCCGATCGCCGAGGCCACGGTGAAGGTGAAAGTCAATGGTGTGCAGGAAGTCACTGCGGCGGAAGGCGACGGTCCGGTCAACGCGCTCGACAAGGCGTTGCGCAAGGCGCTCACCCGGTTCTACCCGGAGCTGGAGGAGATGAGCCTGTACGACTACAAGGTGCGCATCCTCGACGAAAGCAAGGGCACGAGTGCGAAGATCCGCGTGCTGTTGGAATCCGGCGACTCGCATGCAAAGTGGGGCACCGTCGGCGTGTCGGAGGATATCATCGAAGCCAGTTGGCAGGCGTTGATCGACGCCATCGTTTACAAGCTGGGCGTCGCCAGCCGCCATCAGCAGAACACTCCTGCCGTCTGA
- the apgM gene encoding 2,3-bisphosphoglycerate-independent phosphoglycerate mutase: protein MKYLIVLANGLSDHPIAERDNKTPLTLADIPNLDRIVAEGRTGSVRTAPEGLPAGGEVTALSLLGYDPQKHGAGAGEYVAQALGVEVKANEVPLCCDFIILQTSHNDMIVKDFTAGQLADADARTLIEALQEQVMADTPVAFHAGRGYHNLMVMQSDPFPSRLMPPNGLIGEGIRQHIPQDAPYRELVNIMNQAQIILHNHPFNRKRMAEGTDAVNSVWFWGNTNGRGRETMPAFFSRFEKKGAMVTASLLMQGLARQVGMTVLEVEGATGFADTNYKGKVEAALKALDSHDVVYLHMTGAEIVSLQGNIDDKIAAIEDMDEQVLEPVLDYLETHKDVTLLVTENHMSSVDRMRYDEVPVPFAVYPSGKGRDSIQRFDEDLAQNGSEHFKDGPSLIEALLKGAL, encoded by the coding sequence ATGAAATATTTAATAGTTCTCGCCAATGGGTTGAGTGATCACCCCATTGCCGAACGTGACAATAAAACCCCGCTGACACTGGCGGACATCCCGAATCTCGACCGCATCGTCGCCGAAGGCCGCACGGGCTCCGTGCGCACGGCGCCGGAGGGTCTGCCCGCCGGAGGCGAGGTCACTGCACTGTCGCTTCTCGGTTACGATCCGCAGAAACACGGCGCCGGAGCGGGCGAGTACGTGGCGCAGGCTTTGGGCGTGGAGGTGAAGGCCAACGAAGTGCCGCTGTGCTGTGACTTCATCATCCTGCAGACCAGCCACAACGACATGATCGTGAAAGATTTCACCGCCGGACAGCTGGCCGACGCCGACGCGCGCACGTTGATCGAGGCGTTGCAGGAGCAGGTGATGGCGGACACGCCGGTGGCGTTTCATGCCGGACGCGGATACCACAACCTGATGGTGATGCAGAGCGACCCGTTTCCCAGCCGCCTCATGCCGCCGAACGGGTTGATCGGCGAGGGCATCCGCCAGCACATTCCACAGGACGCGCCGTACCGCGAGTTGGTGAACATCATGAACCAGGCGCAGATCATTCTGCACAACCACCCGTTCAACCGGAAACGCATGGCGGAAGGCACGGATGCGGTCAACAGCGTCTGGTTCTGGGGCAATACCAACGGCCGCGGCCGGGAAACCATGCCCGCCTTTTTCAGCCGGTTCGAAAAGAAGGGGGCGATGGTCACCGCCTCGCTCCTCATGCAGGGGCTGGCGCGGCAGGTGGGCATGACGGTCCTGGAAGTGGAAGGCGCAACCGGATTTGCCGATACCAACTACAAAGGAAAAGTGGAGGCGGCGTTGAAGGCGCTCGATTCGCACGATGTGGTGTACCTGCACATGACCGGCGCGGAGATCGTGTCCCTGCAGGGCAACATCGACGACAAGATTGCCGCCATCGAAGACATGGACGAGCAGGTGCTGGAACCGGTTCTCGATTACCTGGAGACGCACAAAGACGTCACTCTGCTGGTGACGGAAAATCACATGAGCAGTGTGGACCGCATGCGTTACGACGAAGTGCCGGTGCCGTTTGCCGTGTATCCTTCCGGCAAGGGCAGGGATTCCATTCAACGATTTGACGAAGACCTCGCACAGAACGGCTCCGAGCATTTCAAGGATGGGCCGTCCCTGATCGAAGCCCTGTTGAAAGGAGCCCTGTGA